DNA from Pomacea canaliculata isolate SZHN2017 linkage group LG9, ASM307304v1, whole genome shotgun sequence:
TGTGGGCCATACTGGGGGCCATACTGTGGGCCATACTGTGGGCCATACTGTGGGCCATATGGAGCACTGGCGCCTGGCTGAGCTGACCACGCCTGGCTCATCTGGTTCGCTGTTGACATCAACAGAGAGTTCATCATCAGCAGGTATTctaatgtgtgtgtaagtgtgtttgcACATATGTATGTTGTCTATTGTACAGTGtggtgtacagtgtacagtgtatagTGGGTGCAACACAGTGAATGTTGCATATTGTCAAATGTGATGTGTCGTGTTTAATGGGGGTGAACAGTGTGTGGTAGTCATCATGATAGTGTAGTAGTCTGGTGTCctgtatattattttacaatgtatGGCATTGTACAGGTGTTGCTGTGAATTACACAGTCCATTATGTCTATGTAAATGAATtacagtccataatgtctatataaatgaattacacagtccataatgtctatataaataaattacacagtccataatgtctatataaatgaattacacagtccataatgtctatataaatgaattacacagtccataatgtctatataaatgaattacacagtccataatgtctatataaatgaattacacagcccataatgtctatataaataaattacacagtccataatgtctatataaatgaattacacagtccataatgtctatataaatgaattacacagtccataatgtctatataaatgaattacacagtccataatgtctatataaatgaacTTACACAGTCCATatgtctatataaatgaattacacagtccataatgtctatataaatgaattacacagcccataatgtctatataaataaattacacagtccataatgtctatgAATAAATGTCtattaaataaattacacagtccataatgtctatataaataaattacacagtccataatgtctatataaatgaattacacagtccataatgtctatataaatgaattacacagcccataatgtctatataaataaattacacagtccataatgtctatataaatgaattacacagtccataatgtctatataaataaattacacagtccataatgtctatataaataaattacacagtccataatgtctatataaatgaattacacagtccataatgtctataaaaatgaattacacagcccataatgtctatataaataaattacacagtccataatgtctatataaatgaattacacagtccataatgtctatataaatgaattacacagtccataatgtctatataaatgaattacacagtccataatgtctatataaatgaattacacagtccataatgtctataaaaatgaattacacagcccataatgtctatataaatgaattacacagtccataatgtctataaaaattaattacacagtccataatgtctatataaatgaattacacagtcataatgtctatataaatgaattacacagtccataatgtctatataaatgaccacagtccataatgtctatataaatgaattacacagtccataatgtctatataaatgaattacacagtccataatgtctataaaaattaattacacagtccataatgtctatataaatgaattaaagtcataatgtctatataaaatTACACAgccataatgtctatataatgaattacacagtccataatgtctataaaatgaattacacagtccataatgtctatataatgaaattacacagtccataatgaATGAATTgtcataatgtctatataaatgaattacacagtccataatgtctatataaatgaattacagtccataatgtctataaaaatgaattacacagtccataatgtctatataaatgaattacacagcccataatgtctatataaatgaattacacagtccataatgtctataaaaatgtttttcccaCTGTGTCCATAGCCTTGAGCCTTGTGTCAGAGTTCAGTAACACCTGTAAATGTCTACATTCCATAAATCTACTAGAAAGATATGTTTACTACCATCATGCTCTGTAAGTACACATGTATCTCTACCTGTATTGACTACTGTATTACCTGTGCTGACCATAGTATTATATACCTGTATTGACTACTGAATTGTGTACCTGTATTTATTGCTGTATCATGTAACAGTGTTGTTTATTGCATTATGTACCTGTAGTCACTACTGCATGAAGTACCTGAACTGACTATAGTCTGTAAATATACATCGGTCGTTTACTTCAGTTCACTACTAACCATGGAGCAGCATAGGTATGTAGGTATCTGAGCTGACTACTAATTATGTCTCAAAGCCAATTGCAAAGTATATAtaagtacaggtgtgtgtgtgtgcacttgagCTCACTACTAGGTATGTGCAAGTATAGATGTggatgtacctgagctgactagtagctatatatatataaatacaggtgtttATGTACCACAGCTGACTACTGCTTATGTAcaagtacaggtgtgtatgtacctgagctgactagtagctatatatatatataagtacacGTGTGTATTTGTCATAGCTGACCACCATATATATACAGGTgagtatgtacctgagctgactactaGCTATATATCAgtacaggtgtgtatatatctaaGCTACTAGCTATATATCAgtacaggtgtgtatatatctaaGCTACTAGCTATATATCAGTAcaagtgtgtatatatctaaGCTACTAGCTATATATCAgtacaggtgtgtatatatctaaGCTACTAGCTATATATCAgtacaggtgtgtatatatctaaGCTACTAGCTATATATCAgtacaggtgtgtatatatctaaGCTACTAGCTATATATCAGTACAGGAGtatatgtacctgagctgacgaCCGTCACGTTGCCGGAGGTACCAGTTGTCGAGTGTATCACGCGGCCCGGTCGTGACTGGCTTTTGATGCAGCAGCAGACGATGGCGACGATGATCGAAATGAAGAGAATGCCGCCGATGACGCCGCCAGCGATGATGCCAGGCAAAGGGGTGTAACTGTAACTGAGGTCACACTCATAGTCACAGTCGTGATTACATACTAAATCATACTTCAGTTAACACTCACGGTCATCCTCAACAATATTATCATTACTTTCATTAACAGATGTGTTTGATGTCCCCGATAGCTCGGTTGTTAGTCTTCATCGCGGGAGGATAGATGGAGGGGCAGGATGAAAGGAGATTACTCTGTGGCGACCGACCAGGTGTCGGTGGCTGTTCTGCTCCAGCAGCTGAGTCTTAAATCGTCTgcttaatttaatttaatttaatttaattttattttattttataagagTTACACCTCTCTGCACTTTTGTTCTTTCTGACAGGTGTGACGTCCCTTTAGAACTCGGATGTTGCCATGTGAACAAAGTCCTTTACCATTTCCATCCTCAGCCCGTTTCCCCTCTCTACATCGTCACAACTGTCCTGCTGAATAAAGATTCCAGTGCCTGTCCCACGGAATGAAGGTCGTGTAGGTGTCTACACCACTACAATGTCTCGCGGAATGACAGAATATTGTGCACGTGACCAGCAACTAGCAGCATCAGTCCGGCCGTTACAGTCGATGTCTGAAAGCTCAGCTATGGTCACAAAACTGTTTGAGACGAACCAGAGGTGCTACAAAATAGTCCTGACATCATGCTCATGCTGGAAATGCGACGAAaacggcgacgacgacgacaaaaacgacgatgacgacgacgacgatgatgatgatgatgatgatgatgatgatgatgatgatgatgaaacagtGCATTCTGTGACCGGATGTACTTTCAGGTAATGTCGCCAGGTGGCGTGACGTCACTCACCTGTCGTCATAGCTGCAGCAGCCAGTGGAGCAGCAGCCGTACACACAGTACTTGTAGCTGGTGTAGCCGTTAGAATACGGGTAGTAGCTTCCATACCTGGTGAAGGTGCAGGAAGTCCCGCCACTGACTGTACCTGACAAGAGATCATCCCAAAGATTCCATGACAGTCCACGACACGCATCAAGTCACGTGCTGAGTTATGTGTGATGACACAGGGTGTatgtgtgaacatgttcacaggtATGTGTTAGCACCCGACTTTCTGTGTGTGGGCACAGTGTGTGGGCACAGTGTGTGGGCACTGCTCAGTAACACCTGCTGATAGGTTTGTGTGGCACACGCTGACTGTCGGCCCACACGTAGACAGGTGATGATAAATACACACCTGTACAAGCACACGggtggctctgtgtgtgtgtgtgacgtacCTACGTGGGCACAACAGTTACGTGTGGACACACTTGTCACTTGgtttttacaatatatatatatagagagagattttAAGGCAAAAAGTTCAGAAAGCAAATGTTCAGCAGGAAGCGGGGTGAGCCAGGTGCAGAGAGGAAGTGACTGGACTGTGGGCAGGTGACGACATACGTCAGCAGGTAGCGAGAGACTGAGACTGAGACTGAGATTGTAATGTGAGCCAACAGTAACACTGGTCACAACAAAGTAACTACACTTGAACAAAAGAATGATGCTGGTGACAAGAAGCCATTTTATTCTAGTGCCTGCTCTAGAGAGGAGGATCAGAGAGAAAGTACACCGACACAGAACCGTTTGTACAACTCAAATCCGCTTTAAAGTGTTGGTGTAGAACATTCATGTGGTGTTTGAACTTTATTTGGTGAAGTGGAGCTGTGGTTAATAAAACTGAACATCTGTACAAGAGAGGTACGTACCCAGTCCCAGAGCGAAGATAAGAGTGGTGTACCCGCACCACGCCATGTCTCTGACCGCCATGACAAGTGAGGGAGGGACTGGCAACACACCTGTATCTTAACAACAAAGTTTAGACACTGGTCGCCAAAACAATATTCCTtatctcctccctctctccctccctctctcactctctctctcactttgcCTGAACCTtcgtctgtctctgtctctcagtgCACCGATGACCCCGACTCCTAACATTGAGAAATGTTTGACAATGATTGGCATGGAGCAGGGTGGGGAAGCACGTGTGGACTGACCTCTGAACCCACCCTGACTTCAAGTCGCAGTGCTAGAGGGTGGGTTAGAAGCTGCTGATATCGGATGGAGTGACCCACCCGGGAACATATCTTTTGGTGAAGGTCGACCCTTTGTACAGCAGAAGGCGCTTGTGCTTTATCTTTGATACAACACCGTCACCTTCTGGTGCTGTACGTACAGTGGTGGCAGCTACAGCAAgttgtggtggctgtggtggttgtggtgccTGTGGTACTTGTGGTGGCAGCTGCAGCaagttgtggtggttgtggtggttgtagtggtTGTGGTACTTGTGGTGGCAGCTACAGCaagttgtggtggttgtggtggctgaggtggttgtggtggctgtggtggttgtggtggttgtggtggcaGCTACAGCAAGTTGTGGTGGCTGTGGtagttgtggtggttgtggtggctGAGGTGGCTGTGGTGGCAGTGGTAGTTGTAGCggttgtggtggttgtagtgtttgtggtggttgtgatggctgtggtggctgtggtacttgtggtggttgtggtagcAAGACTAGTAGTAGTCGACAGCAGAAACCTCCTGTTAATGACGTCATAGGGAAAGTTTCTTggccttccccccccccaccaagtGCTGTGGCCAAAGGTTAAACAACTCATCAAGAAACTTGTCCAATGATCTGTTTGTTAGTTGTCTTTTTATGAAATTGTCAGTTTTACGGCCTTAGTGACATTTCGTACAGAAACATAACTTTACAAACAAGTGAAGACAGAAGGTCGTGGTACACAACTCCACACCAGGCTTCTGTCAGCTCAAAATATGAAGATCGTAGTATTAGAGTAAACAGATGTTTCTAGAAAGACAACAGGCAGCTACAGAAGTTTTAATGTCACGTGAGACCTTGTGTATGTGGACATGacgtgtacctgtgtgtgtgtgtgtttgtgtatgtagaatgacatctgtgtgtgtgtgtgtgtgtgtgtgtgtgtgtttgtgtgtgtgtgtgtccgcttGTGTATGTGGAATgacatctgtgtttgtgtgtctgtgtgtgtgtgtttgtgtgtttgtgtttgtgtttgcgtgtgtgtgtgtgtgtctgcttgtgtATGTGGAatgacatctgtgtgtgtgagagagacacgCCCTGTTATAACAGCAGGAGTAAATACCGATGCTCGTATTAATTTGTGGATTTTGTCAACTAAAACTGAGCAGAGAAGCAAGTGTTGCACTGCTAGTCGCCATGGCGACGTGAAGCTACACCAGATATACATCAACTCTCTCTGACTAAACACTCAAAGCTAATGTCTGCGCAGAGTTACTGGCAAAAGCTTCCTTGTGTCCACTCATAAAAACCGACAAAATGTGATTCAGGTGTGAACAGGTGTGAACAGGTGTGAACTCGCTATGTGACGACCCGGACTTTCTGCGCATTGTGTGGTAACAACCTACCTTgtgtggcgggtggcgggtatCTAGAGGTGCAcacgtgactgtgactgtgGGGAACTCTCGCTTGTGCCGACGGCGTTTTTAGacaacaggtgtgtgtgtgtttgaaaaagaaagagagagaaagagtgtgtgaaggagcatatgtgagtgagagaacaCGGATATAAGTATATGAGTATATTAGTgagaatgtgagtgtgtgtgtgtgtgagtacgtgtgagtgagtgtgtgtgagtgtgtgagtacgtgtgagtgagtgtgtgtgtgtgtgtgtgtgagtgagaaaacGTCAATCattaagtgagagagagagtgtatatGTGTTCCAGACATAATCAGGAGCAGACTATACCTGTACATATAAACAGACAACTCTACACGTTCTTCTTAccagcacacactcacacattcacacacactcacacactcacacactcacacacactcacacactcacacacactcacgtgaCTAACACCACAAAGACCGACTCAACTTCCTCAAACTTTCTTGGGTCACTCACATCCCAACATTTGACACTTTCTTCAGTAAAATTGTGAAGtttttactcattttatttgtttgcattgTTAGTTCAGTAAACAAGAAGTCAGGTAAATACTTGTTGCTACTGTACAAGTTGAGTCCAGTACATGTACAGAGTATACACTGCTACACACAGAGATATTGTAAACTTGTTTGCTGTCTACAAGTGTCAGTGATCGTCTGCTCTCTCCCTCCCTAACCGTTGGCATAACATTCAAACCTCCTGCTGACGTCATTCTAGGCACTTACGATGAACTTTTACCTGTGACCCGAGCATACAGGTGTTTGCACAGGGTTGTTGACTGTTTACTTACACAGTTAGTGTAGACATGTTGGAGAGATTAACTATTCTAACCTGTGGGTTTGTGTCTAGGAGACTACCTGTCGTTAGGTTTATGAGACAAACAGCTCACACGGTGACTTGCTGCTACATTCTGCACTTTcactgacctttcaccttccAGATTGCACTTGTCATCTATTCAAGCACGACAATCAACAGAAGGACAACAGCAAAGTTGTTAAAGGCAATGAGTGCAGCTCACACTGttacagcagcaacatcaacatgACACAAACAAGATGAAGAGAGTGTGGTACAGTGTTTTCCAGCCTTACATACTGGTCTTGCTACAACAGATTGCTCTACAACACCTTCAACTGTGCACAATGATCTTGTTTCTCCATCAGCACTTCAAGATTAAGCTTGCCATGCTGTTGTTTGTACATTAGTACAGTTAACCCTCAGTTTTCATCCACAATCCGTTACAAGACAATCGGCGAAATCCGAAAACGACAAAAACTGAAGCAATTATGTCCATATAAATCACTGCAAATCCAATTAATTAGTTCTACACACTTCAAAATACATAGCAGAGAATAAGTCTAGTGTTTCATcctaaaaacaataagaaattaatataaaatgcaATTTAAAGACTGATTTAAAGAGTTGCTGGTTTTGGAACCTGCCTCTGGTCCCACGAAACGAAAGGGTTAACTGATAAATTCTGACCTGCTACATGTGAGTGTGTCTGTACtgtctttattatttacaaactttattattatttatcaaagctacaacacagactgacagcttcTCCCACACCTGGCTCACTACACAATCAGGCTTCGCCCACAAAGCCGGGTGGATAGGTtggagggggaggaggtggtccCTCCTTGCTGCCGGGGGGAGGTTGGTAAGGGGGAGGCCCTGAAACCTGAGGGCCATACTGTGGGCCATACTGAGGGCCATACTGTGCTCCATACTGTGGGCCATACTGTGGGCCAGACTGTGGGCCATACTGTGGGCCATATGGAGCACTGGTGCCTGGCTGAGCTGACCACCCCTGGCTCATCTGGTTCGCTGTTGACATCAACAGAGTGTTCATCATCAACAAGTATTCTACAgtgtatgtaagtgtgtttgtatgtgtgttagaCCCTCGTAGTGTGTATAAATATTGCCAGAATATTAGTGGCATGTGGGCAACACTGAGTTTGACTGAAACTTGTCCAAGTGTATATTGTCCTAATcgctattttatttgtttccatcactcactttattgttttatgtttttaaataagataagGCGCTTTAAAGTGAGAGTGAGATGAAGTGATCAGtctatttcaagaaaaatcgaATGGTTGAATGTAACAACAAATAGAAAAGTCCTCAAGGGGTTAAAATAAAGAGTAATCAAATTTATCTGGATTATAGATATTTGTGTTGGAACTACATTGATTGAATAAACTTTGAACTTCTCATATAAAATGCACATAAGGATCTagaagtatttctttttttctttgtacaacATGAATTAGTCCAGGTATGCatgtacctgagctgattagtagctatatatatataagtacaggTATGTATGTATCTGAGCTGATTAGTaactatttataaacaaaggtatgtatgtacctgagctgattagtagctatatatatataagtacaggTATGTATGTATCTGAGCTGACTAGTaactatttataaacaaaggTGTGTATGTACTGAAACTGGCCAGTAGTTATATAGCAGTACAGGTGtatatgtacctgagctgaccactatatatatatacaggtgtgtatgtacctgagctgactactagctatatataaatacaggtgtgtaggtacctgagctgaccactatatatatacaggtgagtatgtacctgagctgactagtagctatatataaatataggtgagtatgtacctgagctgactagtacctatatatataaatacaggtgagtatgtacctgagctgactactagctatatatatacaggtgtgtaggtacctgagctgaccactatatatatacaggtgagtatgtacctgagctgactactagctatatataaatacaggtgtgtaggtacctgagctgaccactatatatatacaggtgagtatgtacctgagctgactagtagctatatataaatataggtgagtatgtacctgagctgactactagctatatataaatacaggtgtgtaggtacctgagctgaccactatatatatacaggtgagtatgtacctgagctgactactagctatatataaatacaggtgtgtaggtacctgagctgaccactatatatatacaggtgtgtatgtacctgagctgattagtagctatatatatataagtacaggTATGTATGTATCTGAGCTGACTAGTaactatttataaacaaaggTGTGTATGTACTGAAACTGGCCAGTAGTTATATAGCAGTACAGGTGtatatgtacctgagctgaccactatatatatatacaggtgtgtatgtacctgagctgactactagctatatataaatacaggtgtgtaggtacctgagctgactactagctatatataaatacaggtgtgtaggtacctgagctgaccactatatatatacaggtgagtatgtacctgagctgactagtagctatatataaatacaggtgtgtatgtacctgagctgactagtacctatatatataaatacaggtgtgtatgtacctgagctgactagtagctatatataaatataggtgagtatgtacctgagctgactactagctatatatatacaggtgtgtaggtacctgagctgaccactatatatatacaggtgagtatgtacctgagctgactactagctatatataaatacaggtgtgtaggtacctgagctgaccactatatatatacaggtgtgtatgtacctgagctgactagtagctatatataaatacaggtgtgtatgtacctgggctgactagtagctatatataaatacaggtgtgtatgtacctgggctgactagtagctatatataaatacaggtgagtatgtacctgagctgactactaGCTATATATcagtacaggtgtgtatgtatctAAGCTAAAAGCTATATATcagtacaggtgtgtatgtatctAAGTTAATAGCTATATATaagtacaggtgtgtaggtACCTGAGCTGACGACCGTCAAGTTGCTGGTGGCAGCAGGTGTCGGTTGTATCACTCTGCCCGGTCGCGACTGGCTCTTGACGCAGCAGCAGATGCACGCGACGATGCTAGCGATGAGGAGAATGCCGCCGACAGAACTTCCAACGATGATTCCAATCAAAGCGCTGTAACTGAGGTCACACACCAGGTCACAGTTACACTCGTTACTATCACTACGTGACCTCAACCCACTGAGGGCCGAGTTACCCTCCTTCCACTGTGCGCCCCCCGCCCAGGGATGATGCACTGCTGTAACCAGTGTAGTGTCAGTGTGTAGCCCTgtgagtaaatgaataaatacgTAAGGGAGCCAACACTACGACCTTTAGCAATTGTTCCTCCATTGATTACTGCCCTTTAATGGCTGAAAATGTGAACCAATCAGGTgtttcgttatgtttgaaagtaggcgaagTCTTTGttgatcaagcgccatgttgACATTCGTTGAaggttactcaattcgacgtggatatgtactcaaacaacagaaaatgagaaaaaaatagtaagtaatatataaattctattgtatattctaataaaataaatgcttgtTTGGCACTTTACCTTTGtataaattatgtaaacaaaaaaaaaaaaattctcaatttctgatttgttttacCTACTCTCCgatttttaatttctctgcCGCATACAGTTACTATGTTTCATGTGAACTCAGaacctataatttttaaaattaacaccacgcaaatgtttttaaaacgatCTTTTAAACGgtgtatcacagatagttgtctttattgtaggttaacagatataattttttaaacatcagtcaCAATTTACTTCGCGGCGTCTCGATGCTCCACAGTGGCTGGTTCCGCGCGGCTCTGTACCTTCGTAGCGTAGCGGTGGAGGTTAAATATAATGTTAATGTATATCATTGCACCCTCTGCAATGCAGGTGGTCAACCACAGAAGACTTGTCAGCTGTgcgtgtgtacaggtgtgacaTGTTGAAGGTGTCTTTAGAGTGGTTGGATGTGTCAAGCTGcatgctttgtgttttctgtgatgCACCACGTGCTTTGTCTTTATCTCGTGACTGGCACGTGCTGTGTCTTGTGTCACGTTTGTGACTTAGCGCTGGTGCTAGGTGACACTTGGATTGGTTTGATTGGGTGAGTTTTACACCTTGCCAGCAGCTATGGTTAAATCATGATCACAtgctacaacaacaacaactaataataataatcatcatcatcatcatcatcatcatcatcatcatctgttgttTGTACAGCACTTTCCCCACTGTTTAAGGCGGACTCACAACACTAAGCAAGACTGTCCACAGTTGATGGCGACGGACGAAGCTACAGTACTTAAGGAAGCTTTCAGATTACAAGACGCTAACAATAATCACAGGTGATACCATGACATTACTACTGTGTGACCCAACACAAGGAAAAATATAGCATAAAAAGACAATTAGTATATTAAAAAGGGTGTTTGGGTAAAATAGGCCACCGTTACACAGGAAACTAGATAAAATTAAACCTTAAGTTTAATGAACATTGAACAAAATAGCTGCCGACAGGATAGACGTAAACACGAAAACAGAAGTGTTTGGCGATAATATAAGGCTAGGACATATCACCAAagcagtaaacagtaaacaggtGGGAAATCGTGACATAGGCGTGTCCTATCCTAAGTCTACCAAGTACTACTTCCTGCCGCCACACACAACGGCCTGGGGTGGACGGTCACAAAGACACAGCACCCCAGTGACGTATCCCTGGCCCACAGTGACCCAGTGACGTATCCCTGGCCCACAGTGACCCAGTGACGTATCCCTGGCCCCAGTGGCCTAGTGGCTGTTCCACAGCAACTAAACATGGCGTATAAAGGGTTTCAAGTGGAAGACACCAGTGACCGCAGTAGACGAGGAGACTGATAAGCGGCGACTGTGTGCTGGTCCGCTCGCACATTGCCTGAAATGTCAGTATGACCAGGGACCCACATaaagacaatgtccttgttgACTAAGAGCTTCTGCAATGGTGTGAAGTTTGACCATTAGAGGCTGGCTATCACAACAAGAAGACATTGCTTGTAGAGCAGATCGCGAGTCTCATTTCGTGAAGAATGGCAAACACGCAGCACCCTGGGTATAAGCAGGGTTTGCAGGGAGAACCTTTAGACCACAGATATCCGATAGCAAACTTTTCAGACGGCGAAGACGAAGTAGAGGTTATCCAGCAGCTGTCTACAATTATTAAACAGAAGAGGTGCCAAAGGCACCCAGACAGATGACAGGCCCATGAGGTGAGCAGGGTGGAGTACCTCAACACAAGACCGTCCAGCAGACCCCTGTAGCTGGGAGCGGCCCAGGGGGCTACACAAAGTAGGACCGTGAGGTCCACACACCTCCTGGCTTTGCCACCTGCTGTAAGAATGTCCACAGCTGGTCACATGACAGGCGGCAATatgaagaaggaaggagagcTTGCGACCAACAGGAAACCAACACACTTCACCTTCTCCACCTTTGTTCCCTTTACAGACATCGACAGGTGTGGCACGTGTCCCAGGTAACACAAGTGGATGTTTACTGACCTCGTGGGACAGAATGGGAAGCCGTTAGCTGTCATCTGTACAACCAAGCTGTAGGTGGGTTTTGCTCAGCTAGGGGCCTTTGTCACAAAGCTGCGATGTCTTGTACTCCTTCGGATGAAAGGAAACAGTGGGGTGGATGGACGGACAGCGGCCTgatgtgagtgggtgggtgtgagtggCGATGGCCGCTCTGTCTCTCGAGGAACAAAGATTATTGTTGTGTCGCTGATGTCCTCCACCGGGACAGTGGACACCAACAGATTGGTTTGGTGCAGTGTAGGATCCTGGCCACACTTAGTGACATAGTGGCTATAGCTAAGGGACTTACCACATAGTGGCTATAGCTAAGAGACTATCTAGATAGTGGCTATAGCTAATAGACtatctagatcaggggtgggcaattaattttcccaaggggccgaatgagaaattgggatggttctagagggccggactaatatagttaactcagtgttacccaatactgta
Protein-coding regions in this window:
- the LOC112571613 gene encoding protein shisa-5-like; this translates as MAVGRPAVSSSLPDRPRPCGRMASWLCRAVVLSLLTGLAACSSYCTFKTYSYSSYYNTYKYCDYGCCTSDCCSYSYDSSYSSYSSYTFNYSALIGIIVGSSVGGILLIASIVACICCCVKSQSRPGRVIQPTPAATSNLTVVSSANQMSQGWSAQPGTSAPYGPQYGPQSGPQYGPQYGAQYGPQYGPQYGPQVSGPPPYQPPPGSKEGPPPPPPTYPPGFVGEA
- the LOC112571619 gene encoding protein shisa-5-like isoform X1; the encoded protein is MAVRDMAWCGYTTLIFALGLGTVSGGTSCTFTRYGSYYPYSNGYTSYKYCVYGCCSTGCCSYDDSYSYTPLPGIIAGGVIGGILFISIIVAIVCCCIKSQSRPGRVIHSTTGTSGNVTVVSSANQMSQAWSAQPGASAPYGPQYGPQYGPQYGPQYGPQYGAQFSGPPPYQPPSGNKGGPPPPPFYSDPAYPPTGTAHPAI
- the LOC112571619 gene encoding protein shisa-5-like isoform X2, which translates into the protein MAVRDMAWCGYTTLIFALGLGTVSGGTSCTFTRYGSYYPYSNGYTSYKYCVYGCCSTGCCSYDDSYTPLPGIIAGGVIGGILFISIIVAIVCCCIKSQSRPGRVIHSTTGTSGNVTVVSSANQMSQAWSAQPGASAPYGPQYGPQYGPQYGPQYGPQYGAQFSGPPPYQPPSGNKGGPPPPPFYSDPAYPPTGTAHPAI